From Ostrinia nubilalis chromosome 9, ilOstNubi1.1, whole genome shotgun sequence, one genomic window encodes:
- the LOC135074766 gene encoding ecdysone oxidase-like yields the protein MDTVDMSCGFNASCISPTTGTAPDTFGAAVQFFAAAQCLLTDAPIPDDEVTDGATFDFIIVGGGSAGCVLANRLSEVEQWKVLLIEAGSSPPVESSIPGLAKGIYGTKYDWQYYTQFNGVTNKANINKQTYWPRAKMLGGCSNINGMLYFRGNSLDYQRWFDSGNIDWSPRVVKECFKKAESLQDQSLLKNPNLKRFYGTQGPLVINTFNSTYRSLTQKVLQSWDEIGFKTVEDLNYNNELGSGIFRATAFNGRRGSTDHVYLNPARSRKNLFVITNTLVTKVLIDSNTLEANGVEVERDGKLMNVFAKSEVILSAGTVNTPQLLMLSGIGPKEHLESKNIRCLVNLPAVGKYLQDHLMIPVTIYGDGDSEPSQAERSFDSVQYIYNKTGSLAQNSFSDVVAFYSRKKRAGYPDFQNHLQIFHKNSSDLQDYLNKTVRYKEVVIDSVVKQNKNNTLYLFLFNLLHPQSTGYIKLNSSNPIDHPLIYANYLNDTRDIKATVDGIKMLARIVKTKYFRSINGFLGRMSWPTCDALELDSDEYWKCIAINMVFTVYHPIGTARMGSDKSKSVINSRLKVHFVKKLRVIDASVMMSHISGNINGPVIMIAERGANMIKQDYRLEQPNDLYVTETF from the exons ATGGATACAGTCGATATGAGTTG TGGATTCAACGCTTCCTGCATTTCACCGACCACCGGAACAGCACCAGACACATTCGGTGCTGCAGTTCAGTTCTTTGCGGCAGCTCAGTGTCTTTTAACAGATGCGCCGATTCCAGATGATGAAGTAACAG ATGGTGCAACGTTCGACTTCATTATAGTCGGAGGAGGATCTGCAGGGTGTGTGTTAGCCAACCGCTTGAGTGAAGTGGAACAATGGAAAGTACTGCTGATCGAAGCTGGTTCAAGCCCACCAGTCGAGAGTTCT aTACCAGGATTGGCTAAAGGAATCTACGGCACAAAATATGACTGGCAATATTATACCCAATTCAACGGAGTTACAAATAAAGCAAACATAAATAAGCAAACTTATTGGCCCCGCGCAAAAATGTTAGGTGGATGTAGTAACATCAACGGTATGTTATATTTCAGAGGAAACAGTTTAGATTACCAAAGATGGTTCGATTCTGGAAACATAGACTGGAGCCCACGAGTAGTTAAAGAGTGCTTCAAAAAAGCAGAAAGTCTCCAAGACCAATCATTATTGAAAAATCCGAACCTAAAAAGATTCTACGGTACTCAGGGTCCATTAGTAATTAATACCTTTAACAGCACTTACAGAAGCTTAACACAAAAAGTACTCCAGTCGTGGGACGAAATTGGTTTTAAAACCGTTGAAGATTTAAATTATAACAATGAACTAGGATCTGGAATTTTCCGCGCAACTGCTTTTAATGGACGCCGTGGAAGCACTGATCATGTGTACTTAAATCCAGCAAGAAGTAGGAaaaatttatttgttattacAAATACGCTTGTTACCAAAGTTCTTATTGACAGTAACACTTTAGAAGCAAATGGCGTTGAAGTGGAACGCGATGGAAAGCTGATGAACGTTTTCGCAAAATCAGAAGTCATTTTGTCTGCTGGTACTGTAAACACACCACAACTTCTAATGTTGTCTGGGATTGGACCAAAAGAACATTTGGAGTCGAAGAATATTCGGTGTTTAGTGAATTTGCCTGCTGTCGGAAAATACCTTCAAGATCACTTAATGATCCCAGTGACCATATACGGTGACGGTGATAGTGAACCATCGCAGGCAGAAAGAAGTTTTGATTCAGTTCAATATATTTATAACAAAACGGGTTCCTTAGCACAAAATAGTTTTAGTGACGTCGTAGCATTTTACTCACGTAAAAAAAGGGCTGGATATCCAGACTTTCAGAACCATCTTCAAATATTCCACAAGAACTCATCGGATTTGCAGGACTATTTGAATAAAACTGTGAGATATAAAGAAGTCGTAATAGATTCAGtggtaaaacaaaataaaaacaacacttTATACTTATTCCTGTTCAATCTGCTTCATCCTCAATCTACAGGGTATATTAAGCTAAACTCTTCAAATCCCATAGACCATCCATTGATTTACGCCAACTATCTGAATGATACTCGAGATATAAAAGCTACAGTAGATGGGATTAAGATGTTAGCAAGGATTGTTAAAACCAAATATTTTAGATCCATCAATGGATTTTTAGGCCGAATGAGTTGGCCTACATGTGATGCTTTGGAATTAGATAGTGATGAATATTGGAAGTGTATAGCTATAAATATGGTATTCACTGTATATCATCCAATAGGGACTGCAAGAATGGGTAGTGATAAAAGTAAATCTGTAATAAACAGTAGATTGAAAGTACATTTTGTCAAGAAACTGCGAGTGATTGACGCCAGTGTAATGATGTCTCATATCAGTGGAAATATCAATGGTCCAGTTATAATGATTGCTGAACGCGGAGCTAATATGATAAAACAAGATTATAGGTTGGAACAACCGAATGATCTATATGTAACTGAGACGttttaa
- the LOC135074935 gene encoding ecdysone oxidase-like: protein MSTCGYNATCLAPTTGTVPQTFASAIQFFAAAQCLLAETPLPDDVVEDGSSFDFIIVGGGSAGCVLANRLSEVEQWKVLLIEAGPSPPVESAIPAMTGGILHTSYDWQYFTQDNGVTNKATVNHTVYWPRAKMLGGCSNINGMVYFRGNNLDYQRWYDAGNTDWSPDVVKECFKKAENVQDQSLLENPDLESFYGTQGPLIINTFNSTYRDLTLKVLQSWDEIGIETVEDLNFNNNFGSGIFRATAANGRRSSTEYVYLRPARTRDNLYVLTNAMVTKVLINETTLEAEGVEVDVNGTQFSFYATTEVIVSAGTVNTPQLLMLSGIGPKEHLESKNISCLVDLPAVGKYLQDHFIVPVTIYGSGSPDPTLREKSLDTLLYIYNKTGTLAQNTFADVMAFYARNGTEYPEFQNHLKLFNENSSTLEAYLTRYAYYKDVMTESVLNFNKNNTLYLFSFNLLHPQSTGEIILNSSDPQDHPLIYTNYLNNTEDINATVAGIQMLTKIVDTEYFKSINGFLGRMSWPECDPYELDSFEYWQCIAINAVTTIYHPIGTARMGNDTTTSVISSQLKVHCVDKLRVVDASAMMSQISGNINGAVIMVAERAANLIKEDYGFQTNDTCNN, encoded by the exons ATGAGCACTTG TGGATATAACGCCACGTGCCTCGCACCAACTACCGGCACGGTGCCGCAGACGTTTGCTTCTGCAATTCAATTCTTCGCAGCAGCTCAGTGTCTACTAGCAGAGACGCCACTTCCTGATGATGTTGTGGAAG ATGGGTCTTCATTCGACTTTATCATAGTTGGAGGAGGTTCTGCAGGGTGTGTGTTAGCCAACCGGTTAAGTGAAGTGGAGCAATGGAAGGTACTTCTGATCGAAGCTGGACCAAGCCCACCTGTGGAGAGCGCT ATACCTGCAATGACCGGAGGAATCTTGCACACTTCATATGACTGGCAATATTTCACACAGGATAATGGAGTAACGAATAAAGCAACTGTCAATCATACCGTTTATTGGCCCCGTGCAAAAATGTTGGGTGGATGCAGTAATATAAACGGCATGGTGTACTTTAGAGGAAATAATTTAGATTACCAGAGATGGTACGATGCTGGCAATACAGATTGGAGTCCAGACGTTGTAAAAGAATGCTTCAAAAAAGCCGAAAATGTTCAAGACCAATCTTTATTAGAAAACCCTGATCTAGAAAGTTTCTACGGTACTCAGGGTCCATTGATCATCAATACTTTCAACAGTACTTACAGAGATCTGACGCTAAAAGTACTTCAGTCATGGGATGAAATAGGTATTGAAACCGTTGAAgacttaaattttaataacaattttggATCTGGAATATTTAGAGCTACTGCAGCTAATGGACGACGCTCAAGCACTGAATATGTGTATTTAAGGCCAGCAAGAACTAGGGACAATTTGTATGTTCTTACAAATGCGATGGTTACCAAAGTCCTTATTAATGAAACCACATTGGAAGCTGAAGGTGTTGAGGTGGATGTCAATGGTACACAGTTCAGCTTTTATGCAACAACTGAAGTCATAGTGTCTGCTGGTACCGTAAACACACCACAGTTACTTATGTTATCTGGAATTGGACCAAAAGAGCACTTAGAATCGAAAAATATTAGCTGTCTAGTTGATTTGCCTGCAGTTGGAAAATACTTGCAAGACCATTTCATTGTTCCAGTTACTATATATGGCAGTGGTTCCCCTGACCCTACTCTAAGAGAAAAGAGTTTGGatacattattatacatttataaCAAAACTGGTACTCTGGCCCAAAATACTTTTGCTGACGTCATGGCATTTTACGCCAGGAATGGAACTGAATACCCAGAATTTCAGAATCATCTAAAACTATTCAACGAGAATTCATCAACATTAGAAGCTTATTTAACTCGTTATGCTTATTATAAAGATGTCATGACAGAATCagtattgaatttcaataagAACAATACCTTGTACTTGTTCTCGTTCAACCTCCTTCATCCTCAATCTACAGgggaaataattttaaactcgtCTGATCCTCAAGATCACCCGTTGATTTACACTAACTATCTAAATAACACCGAAGATATAAATGCCACAGTTGCGGGGATACAGATGTTAACAAAGATTGTTGATACAGAATATTTTAAATCCATCAATGGATTTTTGGGACGAATGAGTTGGCCTGAGTGTGATCCTTATGAACTGGACAGCTTTGAATATTGGCAGTGTATAGCTATAAATGCGGTTACTACAATATACCATCCGATTGGAACTGCAAGAATGGGTAATGATACTACAACGTCTGTAATAAGCAGTCAATTGAAAGTACATTGTGTCGATAAACTGCGAGTGGTGGATGCCAGTGCAATGATGTCACAAATCAGTGGGAATATCAATGGTGCAGTCATTATGGTTGCTGAAAGAGCAGCCAATTTAATCAAAGAAGATTATGGTTTTCAAACAAATGATACATGCAataattga